In Pseudobacteroides sp., one DNA window encodes the following:
- a CDS encoding phage major capsid protein: MSKILELREKRSKLWEDAKAFLNEHEGNMTAENLSQYEKMEEDIVLMGREIEALERQQKMEMELTKPVRSAVKPEIVQQESEKTGRASKGYNDAFWKNMRSKNSYDVLNALHIGTDSEGGYLVPDEYEKTLVSALEDVNIMRGLATIINTSSGDKQIPVVASRGTASWVAEEGAIPESDDSFGLITLGAHKLATMIKVSEELLNDNVFNLEGYISKEFARRIGAAEEAAFINGNGTAKPTGVIGSGEVGVTAASSTVLTLDEVIDLYYSLREPYRNNAAWLMNDATIKAIRKLKDGNGQYLWQPALQAGQPDTILNRPVKTSSSVPTIQAAAKTIAFGDFKYYWIADRQGRSFQRLNELYAVNGQVGFRATQRVDGKLTLAEAVKVLQMKA, encoded by the coding sequence ATGTCGAAAATTTTAGAGCTGAGGGAAAAACGAAGCAAGCTTTGGGAGGATGCCAAGGCTTTTTTAAATGAGCATGAAGGCAATATGACCGCTGAAAATTTGAGCCAGTACGAGAAAATGGAGGAGGATATCGTACTGATGGGCAGGGAGATTGAAGCCCTGGAGCGCCAGCAGAAAATGGAGATGGAGCTTACAAAGCCTGTAAGGAGCGCCGTAAAGCCGGAAATTGTTCAGCAGGAGTCGGAGAAAACAGGCAGAGCTTCCAAAGGTTACAATGACGCCTTCTGGAAGAACATGAGAAGCAAAAACAGCTATGATGTTTTAAATGCATTGCATATTGGGACCGACTCGGAGGGCGGCTATCTCGTGCCTGATGAGTATGAGAAAACCCTTGTTTCAGCACTTGAGGATGTAAACATAATGAGAGGTCTTGCTACCATCATTAACACCTCATCAGGTGACAAGCAGATTCCTGTTGTAGCATCCAGAGGTACCGCAAGCTGGGTGGCTGAAGAAGGGGCAATCCCTGAAAGTGATGACAGCTTCGGGCTTATCACCCTTGGTGCGCACAAGCTGGCTACCATGATCAAGGTGTCGGAGGAGCTTTTGAATGACAATGTATTCAACCTTGAGGGCTATATTTCCAAGGAGTTTGCCAGAAGGATCGGAGCTGCAGAGGAAGCCGCTTTTATAAACGGCAACGGGACAGCAAAACCCACTGGAGTTATAGGAAGCGGAGAAGTGGGAGTAACAGCCGCATCCTCCACCGTCCTTACCTTAGATGAAGTTATCGACCTTTATTACTCACTGCGTGAGCCTTACAGGAATAATGCGGCATGGCTTATGAACGATGCTACCATAAAGGCTATAAGAAAGCTGAAGGATGGAAACGGGCAGTACCTATGGCAGCCTGCATTACAGGCAGGTCAGCCCGATACCATTTTAAACAGGCCTGTAAAAACATCGTCTTCTGTTCCTACAATTCAGGCAGCAGCCAAGACGATTGCCTTTGGTGATTTTAAATATTACTGGATTGCCGACAGGCAGGGCAGGAGCTTTCAAAGACTCAATGAGCTTTATGCTGTAAACGGTCAGGTGGGCTTCAGGGCGACACAGAGGGTTGACGGAAAGCTGACACTTGCTGAAGCGGTCAAGGTACTGCAGATGAAAGCGTAG
- a CDS encoding head-tail connector protein: protein MVSLNETKAFLRIDSSHEDALITSFITSAEDIVESVLRYPLSDFLLDGGTLPELVKTTVWYVVSQFYEFRENVDIRKLTETASLLLTSYRRKEW from the coding sequence TTGGTTTCACTTAATGAAACAAAAGCATTTCTAAGGATTGATTCAAGCCATGAGGATGCTCTTATCACAAGCTTTATTACTTCTGCGGAGGATATTGTGGAGAGCGTCCTCCGCTATCCCTTGTCAGATTTTCTTCTTGACGGCGGTACACTTCCCGAGCTTGTGAAAACAACGGTGTGGTATGTGGTCTCACAGTTTTATGAATTCAGAGAAAATGTGGACATAAGAAAGCTGACGGAAACGGCATCCCTGCTCCTAACATCTTATCGAAGGAAGGAGTGGTGA
- a CDS encoding phage head closure protein, protein MAWRNNNQRRQYAGQGNMVKPLLSIGKLRHRITIQSYSTIKNSFGEEVKVWTDYAVVSASVEPMSGKELFTAQQLHAETTTQIILRYLGGLNTSMRVLFNNKIYDILHVSNKEERNIAIYLLCKENGEVV, encoded by the coding sequence ATGGCATGGAGGAACAACAACCAAAGAAGGCAGTATGCAGGACAGGGAAACATGGTAAAGCCCCTGCTTTCTATCGGCAAGCTCAGACATCGCATAACTATCCAGTCATACTCAACGATAAAAAACAGCTTTGGTGAAGAGGTAAAGGTATGGACTGACTACGCTGTTGTTTCTGCAAGTGTTGAACCGATGTCGGGCAAGGAGCTTTTTACGGCGCAGCAGCTTCATGCAGAAACCACAACGCAGATTATCCTCCGGTACCTTGGTGGGTTAAACACCAGCATGAGGGTTCTGTTTAACAATAAAATCTATGACATCCTTCATGTTTCAAACAAGGAGGAAAGGAATATTGCCATATATCTGCTCTGCAAAGAGAACGGGGAGGTGGTCTGA
- a CDS encoding HK97-gp10 family putative phage morphogenesis protein → MARSYSARAKKMKGGIDIEGAEEIMDLLQDMGDAAVNVLDQAARKGAEIVLAAAKRKAPVDTGELRNSLILKSGIKKQGGDIENINRKIKGAYYVTRESGKARHFAPVELGTKERPATPYLRPAVDENLKKISDTVTEEISKAVGKAR, encoded by the coding sequence ATGGCAAGGTCATATTCGGCAAGGGCAAAAAAAATGAAGGGCGGCATTGACATTGAAGGAGCGGAAGAAATTATGGATTTGCTTCAGGATATGGGGGATGCCGCTGTAAATGTGCTTGACCAGGCTGCCAGGAAGGGTGCGGAGATTGTATTGGCGGCAGCAAAGAGAAAAGCGCCTGTAGACACAGGTGAGCTTCGGAACAGCCTTATACTCAAAAGCGGTATAAAAAAGCAGGGCGGGGATATTGAGAACATAAACCGTAAAATCAAGGGAGCTTACTATGTTACGAGGGAAAGCGGAAAGGCGAGGCATTTTGCACCTGTCGAGCTTGGAACCAAGGAACGGCCTGCGACTCCGTACCTAAGGCCTGCGGTGGATGAAAACCTTAAAAAAATTTCAGATACTGTAACAGAGGAAATCAGCAAGGCAGTGGGAAAGGCAAGGTGA
- the gp17 gene encoding tail completion protein gp17 produces MFEEVLCGYLINNAGIHELAGDRVYPLMLPQNCTLPAVTYQKISGDRLHSLQGDTGYTTPVFQVTSRADTYAQCKALADKIRLSLQNFTGIMGGTDGVDIGAVLLMGEVEGYEPDTNSWYNHMDFKFHYEERM; encoded by the coding sequence ATGTTTGAAGAAGTGCTGTGCGGCTATTTAATAAACAATGCGGGTATTCATGAACTGGCTGGTGACAGGGTTTACCCGCTTATGCTGCCCCAAAACTGTACTCTTCCTGCAGTGACCTATCAAAAGATTTCAGGAGACCGGCTGCATTCGCTGCAGGGGGACACAGGGTACACAACTCCTGTTTTTCAGGTTACATCAAGGGCTGATACCTATGCACAGTGCAAGGCGCTTGCAGATAAAATCCGCTTGAGCCTTCAGAATTTTACAGGAATAATGGGCGGCACCGATGGAGTGGATATCGGTGCTGTTTTATTAATGGGAGAGGTTGAAGGCTACGAGCCGGATACAAACAGCTGGTATAACCATATGGATTTTAAATTTCATTATGAGGAAAGGATGTGA
- a CDS encoding phage tail tube protein, which translates to MAGTAGKKGKVMIGANSVTALNSWSLELGIDTLDTTAFGDDWKNFISGLKEWSASAEGAYNVHTDANGQAALQNAFLNGTDVDLKLYVNNTNYYSGQALISGLSIEDPVDDIVTISIEFQGNGALAYT; encoded by the coding sequence ATGGCTGGGACAGCAGGAAAGAAAGGAAAGGTAATGATCGGAGCCAATTCAGTGACAGCATTGAACAGCTGGTCGCTGGAGCTTGGGATTGACACTCTGGACACCACGGCGTTCGGGGATGATTGGAAGAACTTTATATCCGGCTTAAAGGAATGGTCGGCAAGCGCAGAAGGCGCATATAACGTTCATACCGATGCAAACGGCCAGGCGGCGCTGCAGAATGCGTTCCTGAACGGCACCGATGTGGATTTGAAGCTATATGTAAACAACACCAACTATTACAGCGGCCAGGCACTAATCTCAGGGCTGTCTATTGAAGACCCGGTGGATGACATTGTAACCATATCCATTGAGTTTCAAGGGAATGGCGCTCTGGCATACACATAA
- a CDS encoding phage tail assembly chaperone produces MGLSPDEFWKLTPYEFNLMIEGFLAREERKTNDILYLAWHVEAFARSKRLPKLQTLLKKRKPKSQNQTLTKEQLIFIAKKKGLAGPW; encoded by the coding sequence ATGGGGCTTTCACCGGATGAATTCTGGAAGCTGACCCCCTATGAGTTTAACCTTATGATTGAAGGTTTCCTTGCAAGGGAGGAGCGGAAGACTAATGACATTCTCTATCTTGCATGGCATGTGGAGGCTTTCGCAAGATCCAAGAGGCTGCCAAAGCTTCAGACCTTGCTTAAAAAACGGAAACCAAAATCTCAAAATCAAACATTAACAAAAGAACAGTTAATATTTATTGCAAAGAAGAAAGGGCTTGCCGGACCATGGTAA